TCTGTCCCTGACAGGATGCGGCTCTCTGGATTCTCACGAAGAGGCTAAATTGCACCAGGGCTAACTGATCATGCACCCAGGGTTAGTGCGCCCAcatggtgggtggggctggccaaGGGTGAGCAGAGACTGAAGCTGTCCCTACTTGAGCAAGGGCATCTGTCCTCTAAGTGGAAAACGAGTGAGGGGTTGTTGGAACCAGGGGACCCATATGGGGTGGAGGACATTGTCACCTCTTCTCCTCAACAGGGAGGCTGGTCTCACTGATGagtagaaggaaaaggagaatgtCCCTTTTCCCCTTACTCCTCCATCCTTCAGTGACAGTGTCGTGAGTGTCTTCCGGGCCCAGAAAAGTCCCTTTGCAGACTTAGAATTCTACCCTGGGGAGCCATCAACAGGCCTTCTCCCAGGCTCCAAGGACGTGCGGGGAGCCCCGGCTCTGCTGACCACCGACGGCCAGTGAAGGAGCGGCTCCTGAGTCCTCCTGGATGCGGCTGTGGTCCGAGGACACGTCCCACGCATTTTAGTTCTTCTAAATGTGGTGAGGTTTGTGTTGAGGCCCAGGACAGGACCGATCCTGGCACATGTTCCTTGTGCacctgaaaaaaatgtgtcttctgtGAATTCCAGCTTCCACAAACACCAGTTAGCCCCGTTGAATGACAGTGTGAGGGACCCTTCTAGACCCTGCTCGTTTTCCAGGCGGCTGTTCCGTGGATTGTGCGGGGAGACCGGTCTCTAACCACGGTCGTGGGTTTGTCTGATCTCCTTTCGGTTTCAGTTTCTGCACACACATTGTGCTTCTCTGGTTTTGGAGGAAACACTGAGGATTGCTTTGTCTTCTGGGTGGAGGGGCCTTTCTACCATCCTACAGCGTTCAGCTTTCTGCATctggtaattttctttgttttgaagtctaattCATTTGCTATCAGTAcagctgtttcttcttccttttgcctgACTAATATTTGCACCATTTATGTTTTCCATTCTTTGATGTTCAGCCTGTTTCTACCATAAtatttcaaaggctttttctgGAAGCAGACTATGTTTGGGGCACGAGTTTCAACCTACTCCGCTAATCCCTGTCTTTTTATCGGCAAACAACTGTTCCCTcgggtgcctgggttgcagccgtAGTGGGGTGTGTCTGCTCCCTGGAACCCCTGGGGGCTGCTCCCTACACCCCAGCAGCTCCATCGCTGTCCCTGGGGGACCTCTGGGCTCCATCCCTCCCCAACCAAAGGGCAAGAATCACGTGTTTCCTTGCTCCCCCTGGAcacttttcttgtctttctcatttgtttacCACTGGCCATCTCCCACCTCAGCAAAGGGACAACGGTagccttttcttgtttgttccttTGAAAGGATAGTTATTGGAAAGTGGACAAGACCACAATCCAGATTCCCCGTCAGGGCCCCCGCGGGGATCTGTGCAGGACCCTGGAAGCAGAGTGATGGTGGCAGCAGAGGAAGTGCCGAGTCTTGGCCTTGGTGTTGGGTTCCCGTTCGTGTTTGCTGCGGCTCCAGGTGGGGCATGTGGGACTCTGGCTCCACTGCGTGCTCAGCTGTTGCACATTATTTCCCCTTTGACCTGTCCCTTCAGTGATGTGAGGGCATCAGTCATTGGGACTCTGTCTGTGAAGCACCGGGCAGAGGACACCACAGGGACCCAGTGGGATCCGGGGTGAGCTTGAGTTTGTGTGTGAGGGTGGAGACCCCGGGACAGAGCAAGTGTGGGTGCGGAAATGAGCTGCTAACCTGGCTCCTTTtacctgggcctggagctaacCCTCCCGGATCTGCACGGCACAGCATGGAGGACGCTTTGCCCACCATGGTATCACCAGTGCCCAGCCCACCAAGGACTGTCTGCCCTTTATTAGGAGGTTGAAACAAAAATCTCCAACCCTCTTAATTCTTTTGGCTTTACCCCGGAGTTGGAAAGCACACCCCCACCCTATGAGTGTGCGAGGCAGTGAGGACAGTCCTCTGGGGAAGCAGACTCTCCTCAGGGTCTGTATGGCTCCCAGGGACTTGAGTCTGTAGTTCAAGTTTCCTTTGGCTTCAGCAGCCTCTGCATTCAAGCTGCTAAGGGGTCTGATGGTGACTCAGGAGGAGATTCCTCCTGCTGAAAAAGCAGGATAGTTCTTCAGAGTCTTCTCTTCCTGTGTGTGTATACCCtagtgggtgtgtgtgtctttctgcaCTTGGGTGTGAGTGTGGTTttgcaggtgggggcggggacgaCAGAGCAGTGCCTTTGTTCAGTGTGTCAGGCGGATGAACTAACACCTACAAATACTGATGTCGGACAACAAGATGTGAACGTCCAgtgtatttgttcattcaattcaTGGTCAACTGAAACAAGTGGGAATGGACTGAGGGTTTGTGTGGGTTCTGACCGTGGTCCCttggggagatgggggaggaTTCAATAACCTGCGACAGCAGCTTGAGGTCAGTGGAAACCAGGCAAAAGCAACAACAGTTACTTGGCTTAAGTAAGAAAGGAGCCCAGAGAGCCCAGGTCACAGGGGCAGGGTttgtggggaggggccctggtAGGACTTTGTTGTTGGTAGATTACTGCCAGGTGAGGGATGCAAGCAAAGCCTGCAGACCCTGGAGGCACAGATACCAGAGACAAGCATGACTGTCAGCTGGCGGGACTAGGTCCTGTTTACAGCCTGTCACTGAGGACTGACCTGGGCCTCAGGCCTTTGGTCAGCAGCCAGAACAGGAGGACCACAGTGCCCAGCACCAGGGCCACGCCCATCTTCCGGGGCTGCACCCAAACCCATAGCTGGCCCAGCAGCTGCCGCCCCTTGTAACCACGGGCGCGGAGGGCTAGTTTCTACGCCACCCTGCGCCTCCGCTCCTCCGGGTCCGCGCCGGCCAGCGCCTGCGCCAGGTGGTACACGTCGTTGGTGAAGGGGACACCGGAGTGGGCCACCACCAGGCACTCCACCAGCTCCAGCAGCTCCTGCACCTGGGCTTCCTGCTCCGTGCCCACCACCCGGTTGTTGAAGGCGCACACGCGGTCCCCGCACTCGGCCACCATCCTCCACAGTGCGTGGTTGTCCGTGTCACGCACGAACTCCTGCACCGAGCCCCCCTCCAGGTCCTCCTTGCGTGTGAACAGCACGATGGTGCGGGTTGTCATGCGGTCCCCAAACAGATGCTTGAGTGCGCTCAGGGCCTGCTGGTCCTGCTCTGTGAAGCGGcccagctgagtcaccaggatcacTGTATGGCGCCCTGGTGCCGACAGCAGGTAGCAGCGCATCCGCTCCTGGAATCCCAGATCTGTCTTGGGGACTTGGGAGCTGAAAAGGTCCGGGGTGTCCATGACTTCCACCTGCAACTGACGCCACCTGCAGCTCCCCACCTCACAGGTTCTGGTCACCAAAGTGGCC
This sequence is a window from Phyllostomus discolor isolate MPI-MPIP mPhyDis1 chromosome 10, mPhyDis1.pri.v3, whole genome shotgun sequence. Protein-coding genes within it:
- the LOC114508079 gene encoding GTPase IMAP family member 1-like; protein product: MGGRTMARDEENTWGSEDSMWGLQERRLGLTLAGRTGAGKSATGNSILGQRCFFSRLGATLVTRTCEVGSCRWRQLQVEVMDTPDLFSSQVPKTDLGFQERMRCYLLSAPGRHTVILVTQLGRFTEQDQQALSALKHLFGDRMTTRTIVLFTRKEDLEGGSVQEFVRDTDNHALWRMVAECGDRVCAFNNRVVGTEQEAQVQELLELVECLVVAHSGVPFTNDVYHLAQALAGADPEERRRRVA